In the genome of Candidatus Neomarinimicrobiota bacterium, one region contains:
- a CDS encoding PIN domain-containing protein — translation MIDFVVIDSSVWIRVLRKSPNEVLAEEVDFLIRDKRAAFVQVIKIEVLSGATTTKDFDSLEHSFEGLVKLEVDERVWEISAKWAFELRRAGISVPLTYILIAATAYMNSALVLHADKHFDFISSKYPVETRNCLQSDAGK, via the coding sequence ATGATTGACTTCGTTGTGATAGATTCCTCTGTTTGGATTCGAGTTCTGAGGAAATCTCCAAATGAAGTTTTGGCTGAAGAAGTAGACTTCCTTATCAGAGATAAGCGTGCTGCTTTTGTACAAGTCATTAAGATTGAAGTTCTCTCCGGAGCTACCACTACTAAGGATTTTGACTCGTTAGAACATTCGTTTGAAGGTTTAGTGAAATTAGAAGTTGACGAAAGAGTTTGGGAAATATCGGCTAAATGGGCATTTGAATTAAGGAGAGCAGGAATTAGCGTTCCCCTTACCTATATCTTAATCGCGGCAACGGCGTATATGAATAGTGCACTGGTATTGCATGCTGATAAACATTTCGATTTCATATCCTCAAAATATCCAGTAGAAACGAGAAATTGTCTTCAATCAGACGCAGGGAAATAG
- a CDS encoding type II toxin-antitoxin system VapB family antitoxin: MGKTTVMLNDTLIEDAKKAIGATTNKAAIEAGLQELIKSKARENLRGMIGKGVIDMTSEELDRMRMDD, from the coding sequence ATGGGAAAAACAACAGTTATGCTCAATGACACGCTAATTGAAGACGCAAAGAAAGCTATCGGTGCGACAACCAACAAAGCTGCCATAGAAGCAGGTTTGCAAGAACTTATTAAATCCAAAGCGCGTGAGAATCTTCGAGGGATGATAGGGAAAGGTGTCATCGACATGACATCCGAGGAATTAGACCGGATGCGCATGGATGATTGA